The proteins below are encoded in one region of Naumovozyma castellii chromosome 6, complete genome:
- the YPQ2 gene encoding Ypq2p (ancestral locus Anc_5.408), with amino-acid sequence MIGARSIWSIVSNVNGSIAFVSSFISLLPQILETYHDKTVVGLSPWFLLAWLCGDITSLTGAILTNQLMFQIVLAIYFLLNDMFVCGQYYYYGILYENKLATTGHEPKPVLESISGVLDVTPDMDESTTPNSLEAVRSRNSSQTRAALISAMALANSIQGASAMPIPLPGGGSGDGNRYLTNTQIGTVLSWAGACFYVGARIPQLYKNYKRKSTDGISPFLFATTLLGNVTYNVSIFTSCNFLNSDDKIAFVINELPFIFGSAGTIAFDLIYFYQYYVLYADDMKWRELEREILEDESDGETEDEQTALLG; translated from the coding sequence ATGATTGGAGCCAGATCTATATGGTCCATAGTGTCCAATGTGAATGGATCCATTGCTTTTGTTAGTTCATTCATATCATTACTCCCTCAAATTTTAGAAACGTACCATGATAAGACTGTTGTTGGGTTATCGCCCTGGTTCTTACTAGCATGGCTCTGTGGTGACATTACGTCTCTTACCGGGGCCATCTTAACCAACCAAttaatgtttcaaattgttcttgCCATATACTTCCTGTTGAACGACATGTTTGTATGCGGGCAATACTATTACTACGGGATACTTTACGAGAACAAATTGGCCACCACGGGTCATGAACCCAAACCGGTCTTGGAAAGTATCAGTGGTGTGTTAGATGTGACTCCCGATATGGATGAGTCTACTACTCCCAACAGCTTGGAGGCTGTAAGGAGCAGGAATAGCAGTCAAACGAGGGCTGCCTTAATAAGTGCAATGGCTCTTGCGAACTCCATACAGGGTGCCAGTGCTATGCCAATACCTCTACCGGGTGGTGGTAGTGGCGATGGGAATCGTTATTTGACCAATACACAAATCGGGACGGTTTTGTCGTGGGCAGGTGCCTGTTTCTATGTGGGTGCGAGGATCCCACAATTGTACAAGAATTACAAGAGAAAGTCTACGGATGGGATTTCTCCCTTCCTGTTTGCTACTACATTGCTGGGCAATGTTACTTACAATGTGAGTATTTTCACTAGttgtaattttttgaatagtGATGATAAAATTGCCTTTGTGATTAATGAGTTGCCCTTTATATTTGGTAGTGCTGGAACCATTGCGTTTGATTTGATATACTTCTACCAGTACTACGTGCTCTATGCAGATGATATGAAGTGGAGGGAGTTAGAAAGAGAGATCCTCGAGGACGAGAGCGATGGAGAAACAGAGGATGAACAGACGGCATTGCTGGGATGA
- the TRP4 gene encoding anthranilate phosphoribosyltransferase (ancestral locus Anc_5.413), translating to MSEKELVKYTKKLLVQPPTLTPTDLYDAILLIMKIIHDAQPEEELSNYVKISSFLSSLRATGLDHKAQYIAKAAEAVLQFSDMVKIAKEDIADPERETVLDIVGTGGDGQNTFNVSTSAAIVASGIPGIKVCKHGGKASTSNSGAGDLISVLGCDSAKVTSLTVTELWRNNNFLFLLAPLFHDGMGRVALIRKLLGIPTIFNVLGPLLHPVSPVNKRVLGVYSEKLAPEYALAASLVYPDSETFVVWGQVGLDEVSPLGKTTVWHVNSDDNKESIVSFELEPSMFGIKEHALSECASLGPKENAKILRDDILSGKYHLGDDHPIYDYILLNTAVLYCLSEGNKNWKEGVAKAEESIHSGAALKALNHFVADVQKL from the coding sequence ATGTCTGAGAAGGAATTGGTCAAGTACACCAAAAAACTGTTGGTTCAACCACCAACACTAACACCGACGGATTTATATGATGCCATTCTACttataatgaagataatcCACGACGCCCAGccagaagaagaactttCCAACTACGTCAAGATTTCCTCTTTTCTCTCATCTCTAAGAGCCACAGGGTTGGACCATAAGGCCCAGTATATTGCTAAAGCTGCAGAAGCTGTTTTACAGTTCTCAGATATGGTCAAAATTGCCAAAGAGGACATTGCGGACCCAGAAAGAGAAACCGTACTGGATATAGTCGGTACTGGGGGTGATGGACAAAACACATTCAACGTCTCCACTTCAGCTGCTATCGTAGCCTCGGGGATTCCAGGTATTAAGGTTTGTAAACATGGTGGGAAGGCATCCACTTCGAATAGTGGAGCTGGCGATTTAATAAGTGTCCTTGGTTGTGATTCTGCCAAGGTCACTTCTTTGACTGTGACCGAATTATGGAGAAATAACAATTTCTTATTTCTATTGGCTCCCTTGTTCCATGATGGGATGGGACGAGTGGCTCTAATTAGGAAATTATTGGGGATCCCCACTATCTTCAACGTATTGGGACCTCTCTTACACCCCGTGAGCCCCGTGAATAAGAGAGTTTTAGGTGTTTATTCTGAGAAACTAGCCCCAGAATATGCTCTGGCCGCATCATTAGTATATCCGGACAGTGAAACTTTTGTCGTTTGGGGTCAAGTGGGATTAGACGAAGTATCACCTTTGGGGAAGACCACCGTTTGGCATGTCAATAGTGATGATAATAAGGAATCTATCGTGtcatttgaattggaaCCTTCCATGTTTGGCATAAAGGAACATGCCTTATCCGAATGTGCATCTTTGGGCCCCAAGGAAAATGCTAAGATACTGAGAGATGATATTCTTTCAGGAAAATATCATCTGGGAGATGACCATCCTATTTACGATTATATCTTACTGAACACCGCGGTATTATATTGTTTAAGTGAAGGTaacaagaattggaaagaagGTGTTGCTAAGGCTGAGGAAAGCATACACTCTGGCGCTGCCTTGAAAGCTCTGAATCATTTCGTTGCAGATGTTCAGAAGTTGTAA
- the ATP22 gene encoding Atp22p (ancestral locus Anc_5.405), with protein MQTCMRATNTLLEKKVLPSVITKNPSLTNKQKFKKICHLMKSKPLEDILKPNSPTLPRMAKLLESMTTVRKFRTANNRLRTHFGDDYQRIHASLLKHSNDPELLKLGTFEKFSPVQYAYFIKLLRSTIANKKLTKLQIRNRLYRIITRETDIFYGMKGHSVFVLPDDIHQWFFYNIPKEESFKHYYFLIKKRIHLSASPNVWNFTKRLLQGSELELQLATFQIFLHDESSQEIFRKNFVDLYDFNAMVQVFNKLLQKGDYRFVTFYLIALIEKLEKSNSRRRMTIQSRSIAFLKFNNALMHCISRIGDLKLFSLVFKFQLAYLEQTNVIHENPKILNLLNKPLHDFLRILRKKGLHNELFQTILKIQEMPTTKSYMFKKYVIGELISSVSSFNDPKLTCQYVLSVPNPKSLAMTLNKLGLWGCIFHSSSKILSEDDVTMQLNSIPRVLSSTMCIKEEHNIHFLTELYKVLLATNHTVLDKEKYKEFLLFLYHNYLTVLKEGGLTWMLDSRILYVLLYHVREHLKDDFLSYQLLKTFLNSPVSKKMKISGTACPFTLVLYDNYAIQQQDISDLLTSMNEHGMPISFNFCVSMVFRYLDWNNKGEAYKWYQKIVYGNFEIRHRRLIEAIKSNKWEFPKHFNRELLETPDDNEPNFDGIDDIRRTELLLENEDDDGRKEEEEIGEVKTIIEMLSAIKK; from the coding sequence atgCAAACATGTATGCGAGCGACCAATACCCTATTAGAAAAGAAGGTGCTCCCTTCTGTGATCACTAAGAATCCATCTCTTACTAATAAACagaaattcaagaagatttgtcatttaatgaaaagtAAACCTCTGGAGGATATCCTTAAACCAAATTCCCCAACTTTACCAAGAATGGCAAAGCTGTTAGAATCGATGACTACGGTAAGGAAGTTTAGAACCGCTAACAATAGACTGCGAACTCACTTCGGAGATGATTACCAACGCATTCACGCATCTCTCTTGAAACATTCTAATGACCCAGAACTTCTTAAACTCGGTACGTTTGAAAAGTTTTCCCCTGTTCAATATGCTTATTTCATCAAGCTTTTAAGATCAACCATTGCAAATAAAAAGTTGACAAAATTGCAGATCAGAAACCGATTGTATAGGATTATTACAAGGGAAACAGATATCTTTTACGGAATGAAAGGTCATTCTGTATTTGTTCTTCCTGATGACATTCACCAATGGTTTTTTTATAACATCCCAAAGGAAGAATCATTcaaacattattattttttaataaaaaagaGAATTCATCTAAGTGCATCACCAAATGTATGGAATTTTACTAAGCGTCTGTTGCAAGGTTCGGAATTAGAACTTCAATTGGCAACTTTCCAGATTTTCTTGCATGATGAATCCAGCCAGGAAATCTTTCGAAAGAATTTTGTTGACCTATATGATTTTAATGCCATGGTGCAAgtattcaataaattattacaaaAGGGGGATTATCGATTTGTGACATTTTATTTGATTGCTCTCATTGAGAAATTAGAAAAGTCAAATTCTAGACGTAGGATGACCATCCAATCGAGAAGCATTGCATTTttaaaattcaataatgcCTTAATGCATTGTATTTCTCGAATTGGTGACCTAAAGTTATTTTCACTGGTattcaaattccaattgGCATATTTGGAGCAGACAAACGTTATTCATGAGAATCCTAAAATTTTAAACCTGTTAAACAAACCATTACATGACTTTCTTAGAATATTACGAAAGAAGGGGCTtcataatgaattatttcaaacaatCCTTAAGATTCAAGAAATGCCAACTACAAAATCTTATATGttcaaaaaatatgttATTGGTGAACTAATATCATCTGTTTCCTCATTCAATGATCCAAAATTAACATGTCAATATGTGCTTTCAGTTCCGAATCCAAAGTCCTTAGCCATGACTCTAAATAAACTGGGTTTATGGGGATGTATTTTCCATTCCTCTTCAAAAATACTTTCGGAGGATGATGTAACTATGCAGTTGAATAGCATCCCGAGGGTACTTTCGTCCACTATGTGCATTAAGGAAGAGCATaacattcattttttgacaGAGTTGTATAAAGTACTACTTGCTACCAATCATACTGTGCTAGACAAAGAAAAGtataaagaatttttacTCTTTCTCTATCATAATTATTTGACTGTCCTAAAAGAAGGGGGCCTGACTTGGATGTTGGATTCACGGATTCTTTACGTACTTTTATATCACGTTAGAgaacatttgaaagatgATTTTTTGTCATATCAACTTTTAAAGACTTTTTTGAACAGCCCAGTATCcaaaaagatgaaaatatcTGGAACAGCTTGCCCATTCACGCTGGTACTTTACGATAATTATGCAATTCAACAGCAGGATATTAGTGACCTGCTAacttcaatgaatgaacATGGTATGCCTATATCTTTCAACTTTTGTGTCTCCATGGTTTTCCGATATTTGGACTGGAATAATAAAGGAGAAGCATACAAATGGTACCAAAAGATAGTTTATGGTAACTTTGAAATAAGACATCGGCGGTTAATTGAAGCAATTAAGAGTAACAAGTGGGAATTCCCAAAGCATTTTAATAGAGAACTGTTAGAAACACCAGATGATAATGAGCCCAATTTTGATGGTATTGATGACATTAGGAGAACTgaattgttgttggaaaatgaagacGATGATGGAAGgaaagaagaggaggaaaTCGGAGAAGTTAAAACAATAATTGAAATGCTCTCTGCAATCAAAAAGTAG
- the TRR1 gene encoding thioredoxin-disulfide reductase TRR1 (ancestral locus Anc_5.411), with protein sequence MKGTQLHHPLIHIHHSNNDKMVHHKVTIIGSGPAAHTAAIYLARAEIKPTLYEGMMANGIAAGGQLTTTTEIENFPGFPDALTGSELMDRMRAQSVKFGTDIITETISKVDLSSKPFKLWTEFNEDEAPVTTDAIVLATGASAKRLHLPGEETYWQQGISACAVCDGAVPIFRNKPLAVIGGGDSACEEAQFLTKYGSKVYMIVRKDHLRASTIMQRRAEKNAKIEILFNTVTLEAKGDGKFLNALRIKNVKDEKESDLAVNGLFYAVGHTPATKIVEGQVDTDSAGYIKTVPGSSLTSVPGFFAAGDVQDSRYRQAITSAGSGCMAALDAERYLTELE encoded by the coding sequence ATGAAAGGAACACAACTTCACCACCCTCTCATTCACATCCACCACAGCAACAACGACAAAATGGTTCATCACAAGGTCACTATCATCGGGTCAGGCCCAGCAGCACACACAGCCGCTATCTACTTGGCCAGAGCAGAAATCAAACCCACATTATACGAAGGTATGATGGCTAACGGGATCGCAGCAGGGGGTCAGTTGACCACCACCACCGAGATCGAGAACTTCCCTGGGTTCCCTGATGCCTTGACTGGTTCTGAGCTTATGGACAGAATGAGAGCCCAATCTGTCAAGTTCGGTACCGATATTATCACTGAAACCATCTCCAAAGTGGACTTGTCCTCGAAGCCATTCAAGTTATGGACTGAATTTAACGAGGATGAGGCTCCCGTCACCACAGATGCCATTGTGCTAGCCACTGGTGCTTCTGCCAAGAGATTGCATTTGCCTGGTGAAGAAACTTACTGGCAACAAGGGATCTCAGCATGTGCTGTCTGTGATGGTGCCGTTCCCATCTTTAGAAATAAGCCATTAGCCGtcattggtggtggtgatTCTGCATGTGAAGAAGCTCAATTCTTGACCAAATATGGTTCTAAAGTCTACATGATTGTGAGAAAGGACCATTTACGTGCCTCCACTATTATGCAAAGACGTGCTGAAAAGAATgcaaaaattgaaattctcTTCAACACTGTCACTTTGGAAGCCAAGGGTGATGGTAAGTTCTTGAATGCCTTGAGAATTAAGAACGTGAAGGACGAAAAGGAGAGTGATCTTGCCGTCAATGGGTTATTCTACGCTGTGGGCCACACCCCAGCCACCAAGATCGTGGAAGGACAAGTCGACACTGACAGTGCTGGCTACATCAAGACTGTTCCAGGTTCTTCCTTGACATCTGTACCAGGGTTCTTTGCCGCTGGTGATGTCCAAGACTCCAGATACAGACAAGCTATCACTTCTGCCGGGTCCGGTTGTATGGCCGCCTTGGATGCTGAAAGATACTTGACTGAATTAGAGTAG
- the SBE2 gene encoding Sbe2p (ancestral locus Anc_5.407), with the protein MDSTTKTNELATLEEEVLSPQVSNEDVKQNQATNRPRSESTQSSISGASSLIMKVTRRPSDNLLPIMIQKERKDQPSRNASNSLATHNMTNEQNNVILRQLPEQISTDLLPPKSTFMGKPTQRPISEDSIATRTTEIFSSEPSDTNSESSISNDDRHHKLLAFEGESDLNDTMDYSMLSIDTTGNNGNMTDFNIDTFSTVDTLTSPVNQSRTVISRNATLLGNTSEVSRTNSYSQASTNSKASSNNNGPSETAYNSKFINRSASFLHSSSTQPTHLPLNYANNFTTSNLPMTSQKQPNYPYTRSNSTSNILPMNNIHLTPSQRYRLRKEQSNISLRQSIRRKEKYYDKLELQEEDDVDNSFIWNIPIASFPTSSFISSTPDLPSTKMKKSHQHRRHITNAKKFPTPPDKETDIDHPLPLGMKPLNVSLPPTSIPGINPVSDSQYFEETVKDLSSVYIDTSEKLKQSKLRERYYSADHLPLSLKHASDCGMEDLLLISPDKINLMSSSRPSWLPPKDSHEDKIHGKLISRSMSLASVDQLKYKQIQESYALKDKSNQDKYLKLLEKDINKKSSLNELKKLIWETPIPNKLRLTIYEKLLESDSKIISQHFIEPFDEAMLLLNRMDFPKDKEFEIEQLIKNGIQDKIGGYDSRIHDDLILLLELKSISQQGLIVGDELLFHHLLLTSEEPDLATIWTMVNLIQMTCFNDVCKEKYDMRILNSHNVISYLLRNEEFNNERNETCLNSNTWWNIMERLDHNMFLWVLDVIIVCNGQVFTKLKEEFNPQDWERYRNKRVIVNDKILISLALNVLINHHFGFNDLKSLQNLHDDKFRIPVASTEDVSNGIDRNDRGFITKWSYYYNKIK; encoded by the coding sequence ATGGACAGTACAACGAAAACCAACGAGTTGGCTACCTTAGAAGAGGAAGTACTGAGCCCTCAGGTATCAAATGAAGATGTAAAGCAAAACCAGGCAACCAACCGACCTCGATCGGAATCAACCCAAAGTAGTATATCAGGAGCGAGCTCTCTTATAATGAAAGTAACCAGGAGACCTAGTGATAATCTGTTACCAATCATGAttcaaaaagaaagaaaggaTCAACCATCGAGGAACGCTTCTAATTCACTTGCAACCCATAACATGAcaaatgaacaaaataacGTAATACTTCGCCAATTACCTGAACAAATATCTACAGATTTACTACCACCAAAATCAACTTTCATGGGGAAACCCACTCAAAGACCCATATCTGAGGATTCCATTGCGACGCGAACAACAGAgatattttcttctgaaCCGTCTGACACAAATTCTGAATCATCCATATCTAACGATGATCGCCATCATAAGTTGCTCGCATTTGAAGGAGAATCCGACTTGAACGATACCATGGATTATAGTATGCTTTCCATTGATACCACGGGGAACAATGGTAACATGACTGATTTCAATATTGATACTTTTTCAACGGTAGATACGCTGACAAGCCCAGTAAATCAAAGTCGCACAGTAATTTCTAGAAACGCAACTCTTTTAGGAAACACATCGGAAGTTTCCAGAACCAACTCATATTCGCAAGCATCAACAAACTCAAAGGCATCCAGTAATAACAATGGACCTTCAGAAACAGCATATAACAGTAAGTTCATTAATAGATCAGCAtcatttcttcattcaTCATCCACCCAACCTACTCATTTACCATTGAATTATGCCAATAATTTCACAACAAGTAATCTCCCAATGACATCACAAAAGCAACCCAACTATCCATACACACGATCGAATAGTACATCTAACATTTTACCaatgaataatattcatcTAACACCCTCTCAAAGATATAGATTACGCAAAGAGCAGAGTAATATATCTCTAAGGCAATCCATTagaagaaaggaaaaatattatgataaattagagttacaagaggaagatgatgtcgataattcatttatttgGAACATACCTATTGCCTCTTTCCCCACCAGTTCTTTTATATCCTCCACTCCTGATTTACCATCCacgaagatgaaaaaatcaCATCAGCATCGTCGTCATATTACCAATGCTAAGAAATTTCCAACTCCACCTGACAAAGAAACTGATATCGATCATCCACTTCCATTGGGAATGAAACCATTAAATGTATCATTACCACCCACCTCTATTCCTGGTATTAATCCTGTCTCAGATTCACAATATTTCGAAGAAACGGTGAAGGATTTATCATCAGTTTATATTGACACATCAGAGAAGCTGAAACAAAGCAAATTAAgagaaagatattattcTGCAGATCATTTACCCCTATCATTGAAACATGCTAGTGATTGTGGtatggaagatttattattaatttccCCCGATAAGATTAATTTGATGAGTTCTTCTAGACCCAGTTGGTTACCTCCTAAGGATAGCCATGAGGATAAAATTCATGGGAAGCTTATTTCACGAAGTATGAGTTTGGCATCAGTGGatcaattaaaatataaacaaattcaagaaagttATGCATTAAAGGATAAATCAAATCaagataaatatttaaaattacTTGAAAAggatattaataaaaaatcatcattgaatgagttgaaaaaattaatatgGGAAACACCAATACCTAATAAGCTTCGTTTAACAATATATGAAAAGCTATTAGAAAGTGACTCGAAGATAATCAGTCAACATTTTATTGAACCATTTGACGAAGCAATGCTGTTGTTAAATAGAATGGATTTTCCTAAggataaagaatttgaaattgaacaattgatTAAAAATGGGATTCAAGATAAGATAGGAGGGTATGACAGTAGGATCCatgatgatttaatattattactagAATTAAAATCGATTTCGCAACAAGGATTAATTGTTGgagatgaattattattccatcatttattattaacaaGCGAGGAACCTGATTTAGCCACAATATGGACAATGGTTAATTTAATACAAATGACATGTTTTAATGATGTTTGTAAGGAGAAATATGATATGagaattttgaattcaCACAATGTGATTTCGTATTTGTtaagaaatgaagaatttaataatgaaagaaatgaaACTTGTTTAAATAGCAATACTTGGTGGAATATAATGGAGAGACTTGATCATAACATGTTCCTATGGGTATTGGACGTTATTATTGTCTGTAATGGACAAGTCTTTacgaaattgaaagaggaGTTTAATCCTCAAGATTGGGAACGTTACAGGAATAAAAGGGTCATTGTCAATGATAAGATTCTTATATCATTGGCCTTGAATGTGCTCATCAATCATCATTTTGGATTTAACGATCTGAAAAGCTTACAAAATTTACACGATGACAAATTCCGTATCCCCGTTGCCAGCACTGAAGACGTCTCCAATGGCATCGATAGAAATGATAGAGGGTTCATTACGAAGTGGTCATACTATTACAACAAGATTAAATAG